GCAGTGCGGCGACCGCAAGCACGATGAGATCATGGCCTCGATCGAGCTGTTCGCCAAAGAGGTGATGCCCGAGTTTCAGGAGCGTCACGAGAAGATCCAGCGGCCCTGGCGCGAGCAACAGCTCGACGGCGTGACGTTCCTCAACAACTCCACGATCTGAGGGAACAGGGAATAGAGGGCGTAGGGCGTAGGGCGTAGCCCCCACCCACCAACCTGAGCCCAGCGCCCGCCGAGGAGCGCGTCGTGGCGAGACCGAGCCAGGTGCAGGACGAAGAGCTGCGCGGCCTGATCACGGCCGCGCGCGAGGCCTATCTGCACGACCGCAACCTCGAATCGGTGGAGAAGAGCGTGGCAGCGTTTCGCGGCCTGCTGCAACGCCAGCCGGACTTTCTCTCCACCGGCCCGTTCGCAGGCAACAACCGCCGCGTCTTCCCGCAGCTCGGCGTGGCGATGAAGCAGGCGGGGGGCGGCCAGCCGGATTTCGTGCTGGAGCGGCGGCAGTTCAGCAACCCCGAGGCGATAACCTGGTTTGAGTACGTCTCCGACTGCCTGGTGGCCGCGAAGCTCTAAGCGAGGCCGGCATGATCATCGACACGCACGTCCACATCGTGGCGCCCGACCAGGCCCGCTACCCCTTCGCGCCGGCGGGCGGCTTCCGCATGAGCGGCCTCGGTTCCTGGCAGACGCAGTACCCCGTCTCGGCCGAGCAGATGATCGAGACGACCGCCGGCGCGGGCGTGGATCGCGCCGTGATCGTGCAGCCCTTCTCCGCCTACGGCTTCGATAACCGCTACCACGCCGACAGCGCCGCCGCACACCCGGAGCGCTTCGGCAGTGTCTGCACGGTCGACCCGGTGGCCGCCGACGGCGCCGAGCGGCTGAGTCACTGGGTGCGCGAACGCGGCATGCAGGGCCTGCGCCTCACCACGAGCCAGGAGGGCAGCCGGCTCGACGATCCGCGGGCCTACCCGGTCTGGGAGCGGGCCGGCGAGCTGGGCATTCCCATCTGTGTGCTGACCTCGCCCGAGCACTGGCCGGCGGCGCGCGCGATGGCCACCCGCTTCCCGCGCGTGCCCGTGCTGCTGGATCATGCGGGCGGCACGGGCGCGGGCCAGACCGATGCGATCGTGGATGAGCTGATCGCGCTGGCGGCGCTGCCCAACGTGCAGCTCAAGGTCTCGACCGTGAACTTCGCGCCGCTGGCGGCGCTGGGCGATGCCGGGCAGGCTCGCTGGCGGCGGCTGGCGGACGCCTACGGCGCCGAGCGGCTGCTCTGGGGCTCGAACTACCCGGTCTCGCAGGAAGGCAGCTACGCCGAGATGGCGCGGCTGGGCGAGCGGGCGTTACCCTTCCTGAGCGACGCCCAGCGCGAGGCGATGCTCGGCGGCAACGCGGCCCGCTACTGGCCAAAGCCTGCTTAGCCGCCGCCTGCGGCGCGGCGTTCGCCCGCACCAAGCGGATGCCCACGCGCACTGCCGGCGTCGGAGACGTTGCATGACCGGCCTCCGCATCGGCATCGACGTGGGCGGCACCAACACCGACGCCGTTGTGCTCGAGGGCAGCGACGTGCTTGCCTGGGCGAAGCAGCCCACCACGCCGGATGTCACGTCCGGCGTCGCCGCCGCGCTCGCCGAAGTGCTGGGCGAGACCGAGATCGAGCCGGCGCGCATCGCTGCCGTCATGGTCGGCACCACGCACTTCACCAACGCCGTCGTGCAGCGCCGCGGCCTCGCACGCACGGCGGCGCTGCGGCTCTGCCTGCCGGCGGGTCAGTCGCTGCCGCCCTTTATCGACTGGCCCGGAGACCTCTGCGCCGCGATCGGCGCGGAGTATCGGCTGCTCGCCGGCGGCTTTGAGTTCGACGGCCGTGAGATCTCGCCTCTGAACGAGGCCGAGCTGCGCGCGGCGCTCGACGAGCTGCTGGCAAAGGGCGTGCAAGACGTCGCGATCTGCGGCGTCTTCTCGCCGGTCGACGCAGCGCAGGAAGAGCGGGCGGCGGAGCTGCTGCGGCGGTGGGCGCCTGGGCTGAGCGTCACGCTCTCGCACGAGATCGGCCGCATCGGCCTGCTGGAACGGGAGAACGCGGCGCTGCTCAATGCCTGTCTTGCGCCCGTGGCCGCCAACGTGATCGGCCAGCTCGAGGCGACCGTACACGCGGCCGGCCTCGCCTGCCCGCTCTATCTGAGCCAGAACGACGGCACGTTGATGATCGCGGCGCATGCCATGCGCTACCCCGTGCTCACCTTCGCCTCCGGCCCGACCAACTCGATGCGCGGCGCGGCCCTGCTCTCCGGCGTGCGCGACGGCGTGGTGATCGACCTGGGCGGCACCAGCGCCGACTTCGGCATGCTCAGCGCCGGCTTTCCGCGCGAGGCCGGCTTCGAGGTCGCGGTCGGCGGCGTGCGCACCAACTTCCGCATGCCCGATGTGCTTTCGCTCGCCCTGGGCGGCGGCAGTATCGTGGACGACGGGGGACGTGCGGTCGGGCCGCTGAGCGTGGGCTACGAGCTTGCAGCGCGCGGCCGCGTCTTCGGCGGCGGCACGCTGACGGCGACGGACATCGGCGTGGCCGCCGGCCTGGCCGA
The sequence above is drawn from the Dehalococcoidia bacterium genome and encodes:
- a CDS encoding amidohydrolase family protein; translated protein: MIIDTHVHIVAPDQARYPFAPAGGFRMSGLGSWQTQYPVSAEQMIETTAGAGVDRAVIVQPFSAYGFDNRYHADSAAAHPERFGSVCTVDPVAADGAERLSHWVRERGMQGLRLTTSQEGSRLDDPRAYPVWERAGELGIPICVLTSPEHWPAARAMATRFPRVPVLLDHAGGTGAGQTDAIVDELIALAALPNVQLKVSTVNFAPLAALGDAGQARWRRLADAYGAERLLWGSNYPVSQEGSYAEMARLGERALPFLSDAQREAMLGGNAARYWPKPA
- a CDS encoding hydantoinase/oxoprolinase family protein, with translation MTGLRIGIDVGGTNTDAVVLEGSDVLAWAKQPTTPDVTSGVAAALAEVLGETEIEPARIAAVMVGTTHFTNAVVQRRGLARTAALRLCLPAGQSLPPFIDWPGDLCAAIGAEYRLLAGGFEFDGREISPLNEAELRAALDELLAKGVQDVAICGVFSPVDAAQEERAAELLRRWAPGLSVTLSHEIGRIGLLERENAALLNACLAPVAANVIGQLEATVHAAGLACPLYLSQNDGTLMIAAHAMRYPVLTFASGPTNSMRGAALLSGVRDGVVIDLGGTSADFGMLSAGFPREAGFEVAVGGVRTNFRMPDVLSLALGGGSIVDDGGRAVGPLSVGYELAARGRVFGGGTLTATDIGVAAGLAEIGDAERVRDLDPALVRRALDLIRERLETALDRVRTSADPVPVIAVGGGSFLVPEDLAGAASVLRPPHDQVANAVGAALAQVSGEIDHVFIVDGRGRSEILAEARHEAEARAVAAGADPGTLDLVEVDEVPLSYLPSTAVRVRVKVVGELAGQPREAAP